From one Dermacentor silvarum isolate Dsil-2018 chromosome 3, BIME_Dsil_1.4, whole genome shotgun sequence genomic stretch:
- the LOC119444861 gene encoding cuticle protein 16.5-like isoform X2 — MLRACIVLALAASAFAGHVGHAVGGYTLASNLGYGLGYGSLGYSGLGYGGLGLSHYGLSHGVGYSGLTGYGAGFGYGYAPAASYAVAAPAVAHSVSTYHAAPAVTAVHAAPAVTAVHAAPAVATYAAAPAVTRVATYTAPAVTRVVQSAPAVTYAAAPAVTRVVQSAPAVTYAAAPAVTRVVQSAPAVTYAAAPAVTRVVQSTPVVQTYAAPAVTKVVQSAPLVQTYAAPAVHAVHAAPAVATVAHAAPAVATYSVAHAAPAVATYGVAHAVPAVASYGVAHAAPAYYGYGVGSLGYGAGSYGYGHGLLGYGLNYGYGLGSPLSYGNLLRKKK; from the exons ATG CTGCGTGCTTGCATCGTCCTCGCCTTGGCCGCCAGCGCCTTCGCTGGTCACGTTGGTCACGCTGTCGGTGGCTACACCCTCGCCAGCAACCTCGGCTACGGCCTTGGCTACGGAAGCCTCGGCTATTCCGGTCTCGGCTACGGCGGCCTTGGTCTCTCCCATTACGGCCTGTCCCACGGAGTTGGCTACTCCGGCCTGACCGGCTACGGTGCTGGCTTTGGATACGGATACGCCCCAGCCGCTAGCTACGCCGTCGCTGCTCCAGCTGTTGCCCACTCTGTCTCCACCTACCACGCTGCTCCAGCTGTGACTGCTGTCCACGCCGCTCCAGCCGTGACTGCTGTCCACGCCGCCCCAGCCGTCGCCACCTACGCTGCCGCCCCAGCCGTCACTCGCGTCGCCACCTACACTGCCCCAGCTGTCACCAGGGTGGTGCAGTCCGCTCCAGCTGTCACCTACGCTGCCGCCCCAGCTGTCACCAGGGTGGTCCAGTCCGCTCCAGCTGTCACCTACGCTGCTGCCCCCGCTGTCACCCGGGTGGTCCAGTCCGCTCCAGCTGTCACCTACGCTGCTGCCCCAGCTGTCACCAGG GTTGTCCAGTCCACTCCAGTTGTCCAGACCTATGCTGCCCCCGCAGTGACCAAGGTTGTCCAGTCCGCTCCTCTTGTCCAGACCTACGCTGCCCCAGCTGTCCACGCCGTCCACGCTGCCCCAGCTGTTGCCACCGTCGCCCACGCTGCCCCAGCCGTCGCTACCTACAGCGTTGCCCACGCTGCCCCAGCCGTCGCCACCTACGGTGTTGCCCACGCTGTCCCAGCTGTTGCCAGCTACGGTGTTGCTCACGCCGCCCCAGCCTACTACGGCTACGGCGTTGGCTCCCTCGGCTATGGTGCCGGCAGCTACGGTTACGGCCACGGTCTCCTCGGCTACGGCCTGAACTACGGCTACGGACTTGGCTCTCCTCTGAGCTACGGCAACCTCCTCCGCAAGAAGAAGT AA
- the LOC119444861 gene encoding cuticle protein 16.5-like isoform X1: MLRACIVLALAASAFAGHVGHAVGGYTLASNLGYGLGYGSLGYSGLGYGGLGLSHYGLSHGVGYSGLTGYGAGFGYGYAPAASYAVAAPAVAHSVSTYHAAPAVTAVHAAPAVTAVHAAPAVATYAAAPAVTRVATYTAPAVTRVVQSAPAVTYAAAPAVTRVVQSAPAVTYAAAPAVTRVVQSAPAVTYAAAPAVTRVVQSTPVVQTYAAPAVTKVVQSAPLVQTYAAPAVHAVHAAPAVATVAHAAPAVATYSVAHAAPAVATYGVAHAVPAVASYGVAHAAPAYYGYGVGSLGYGAGSYGYGHGLLGYGLNYGYGLGSPLSYGNLLRKKK; encoded by the exons CTGCGTGCTTGCATCGTCCTCGCCTTGGCCGCCAGCGCCTTCGCTGGTCACGTTGGTCACGCTGTCGGTGGCTACACCCTCGCCAGCAACCTCGGCTACGGCCTTGGCTACGGAAGCCTCGGCTATTCCGGTCTCGGCTACGGCGGCCTTGGTCTCTCCCATTACGGCCTGTCCCACGGAGTTGGCTACTCCGGCCTGACCGGCTACGGTGCTGGCTTTGGATACGGATACGCCCCAGCCGCTAGCTACGCCGTCGCTGCTCCAGCTGTTGCCCACTCTGTCTCCACCTACCACGCTGCTCCAGCTGTGACTGCTGTCCACGCCGCTCCAGCCGTGACTGCTGTCCACGCCGCCCCAGCCGTCGCCACCTACGCTGCCGCCCCAGCCGTCACTCGCGTCGCCACCTACACTGCCCCAGCTGTCACCAGGGTGGTGCAGTCCGCTCCAGCTGTCACCTACGCTGCCGCCCCAGCTGTCACCAGGGTGGTCCAGTCCGCTCCAGCTGTCACCTACGCTGCTGCCCCCGCTGTCACCCGGGTGGTCCAGTCCGCTCCAGCTGTCACCTACGCTGCTGCCCCAGCTGTCACCAGG GTTGTCCAGTCCACTCCAGTTGTCCAGACCTATGCTGCCCCCGCAGTGACCAAGGTTGTCCAGTCCGCTCCTCTTGTCCAGACCTACGCTGCCCCAGCTGTCCACGCCGTCCACGCTGCCCCAGCTGTTGCCACCGTCGCCCACGCTGCCCCAGCCGTCGCTACCTACAGCGTTGCCCACGCTGCCCCAGCCGTCGCCACCTACGGTGTTGCCCACGCTGTCCCAGCTGTTGCCAGCTACGGTGTTGCTCACGCCGCCCCAGCCTACTACGGCTACGGCGTTGGCTCCCTCGGCTATGGTGCCGGCAGCTACGGTTACGGCCACGGTCTCCTCGGCTACGGCCTGAACTACGGCTACGGACTTGGCTCTCCTCTGAGCTACGGCAACCTCCTCCGCAAGAAGAAGT AA
- the LOC119444861 gene encoding cuticle protein 16.5-like isoform X3 yields MLRACIVLALAASAFAGHVGHAVGGYTLASNLGYGLGYGSLGYSGLGYGGLGLSHYGLSHGVGYSGLTGYGAGFGYGYAPAASYAVAAPAVAHSVSTYHAAPAVTAVHAAPAVTAVHAAPAVATYAAAPAVTRVATYTAPAVTRVVQSAPAVTYAAAPAVTRVVQSAPAVTYAAAPAVTRVVQSTPVVQTYAAPAVTKVVQSAPLVQTYAAPAVHAVHAAPAVATVAHAAPAVATYSVAHAAPAVATYGVAHAVPAVASYGVAHAAPAYYGYGVGSLGYGAGSYGYGHGLLGYGLNYGYGLGSPLSYGNLLRKKK; encoded by the exons CTGCGTGCTTGCATCGTCCTCGCCTTGGCCGCCAGCGCCTTCGCTGGTCACGTTGGTCACGCTGTCGGTGGCTACACCCTCGCCAGCAACCTCGGCTACGGCCTTGGCTACGGAAGCCTCGGCTATTCCGGTCTCGGCTACGGCGGCCTTGGTCTCTCCCATTACGGCCTGTCCCACGGAGTTGGCTACTCCGGCCTGACCGGCTACGGTGCTGGCTTTGGATACGGATACGCCCCAGCCGCTAGCTACGCCGTCGCTGCTCCAGCTGTTGCCCACTCTGTCTCCACCTACCACGCTGCTCCAGCTGTGACTGCTGTCCACGCCGCTCCAGCCGTGACTGCTGTCCACGCCGCCCCAGCCGTCGCCACCTACGCTGCCGCCCCAGCCGTCACTCGCGTCGCCACCTACACTGCCCCAGCTGTCACCAGGGTGGTGCAGTCCGCTCCAGCTGTCACCTACGCTGCCGCCCCAGCTGTCACCAGGGTGGTCCAGTCCGCTCCAGCTGTCACCTACGCTGCTGCCCCCGCTGTCACCCGG GTTGTCCAGTCCACTCCAGTTGTCCAGACCTATGCTGCCCCCGCAGTGACCAAGGTTGTCCAGTCCGCTCCTCTTGTCCAGACCTACGCTGCCCCAGCTGTCCACGCCGTCCACGCTGCCCCAGCTGTTGCCACCGTCGCCCACGCTGCCCCAGCCGTCGCTACCTACAGCGTTGCCCACGCTGCCCCAGCCGTCGCCACCTACGGTGTTGCCCACGCTGTCCCAGCTGTTGCCAGCTACGGTGTTGCTCACGCCGCCCCAGCCTACTACGGCTACGGCGTTGGCTCCCTCGGCTATGGTGCCGGCAGCTACGGTTACGGCCACGGTCTCCTCGGCTACGGCCTGAACTACGGCTACGGACTTGGCTCTCCTCTGAGCTACGGCAACCTCCTCCGCAAGAAGAAGT AA
- the LOC119445874 gene encoding cuticle protein 16.5-like isoform X1 → MIRAAIILALTTSAFAGYVGGGYALGHGVGYSGLGGYGLGYGLGGYGLGGYGLGGYGLGYGYGYAPGAVRTVATAVHAAPAVAAVHAAPAVTAVHAAPAVATYAAAPAVARVAYAAPAVARVAYAAPAVHAVHAAPAVARVAYAAPTYAAYAAPAVHAVHAAPAVARVAYAAPAYAAVHAAPAVARVAYAAPAVTAVHAAPAVARVAYAAPALATAAVHHAVPAVASYGVAHAAPAVASYGVAHAAPVYGYGVGSLGYGAGHYGYGHGLLGYGLNYGYGLGSPYHYGALLHKKK, encoded by the exons ATG ATTCGCGCCGCCATCATCCTCGCCCTGACCACCAGCGCCTTCGCTGGTTACGTCGGAGGCGGATACGCCCTCGGCCATGGTGTCGGCTACTCTGGCCTAGGGGGATACGGTCTTGGATACGGTCTTGGCGGCTACGGTCTCGGAGGCTACGGCCTTGGCGGATACGGTCTAGGCTATGGATACGGATACGCTCCAGGAGCCGTCCGCACCGTCGCTACTGCTGTTCACGCTGCACCAGCCGTGGCTGCTGTCCATGCTGCCCCAGCTGTGACCGCAGTGCACGCCGCTCCGGCAGTGGCCACCtacgccgctgctccagccgtcGCCAGGGTTGCCTATGCTGCCCCAGCCGTTGCTAGGGTCGCCTACGCTGCTCCCGCTGTGCACGCTGTCCACGCTGCTCCAGCCGTCGCCAGGGTTGCCTACGCCGCTCCCACTTACGCTGCTTACGCTGCTCCCGCTGTGCACGCTGTTCACGCTGCACCAGCCGTCGCCAGGGTTGCCTACGCTGCACCGGCATACGCCGCCGTCCACGCTGCCCCGGCCGTTGCCAGGGTTGCCTACGCCGCCCCCGCTGTGACTGCTGTCCACGCTGCCCCAGCTGTAGCTAGGGTTGCCTACGCTGCCCCAGCCCTTGCCACCGCGGCCGTCCACCACGCCGTGCCCGCAGTAGCCTCCTACGGTGTGGCCCACGCTGCTCCAGCTGTAGCCTCCTATGGAGTCGCTCATGCTGCCCCAGTCTACGGATACGGTGTAGGCTCTCTCGGTTACGGTGCTGGCCACTACGGATACGGTCACGGCCTCCTCGGCTATGGTCTCAACTACGGATATGGCCTCGGCTCCCCCTACCACTATGGCGCTCTCCTCCACAAGAAGAAGT AA
- the LOC119445874 gene encoding cuticle protein 64-like isoform X2, with the protein MIRAAIILALTTSAFAGYVGGGYALGHGVGYSGLGGYGLGYGLGGYGLGGYGLGGYGLGYGYGYAPGAVRTVATAVHAAPAVAAVHAAPAVTAVHAAPAVATYAAAPAVARVAYAAPAVARVAYAAPAVHAVHAAPAVARVAYAAPTYAAYAAPAVHAVHAAPAVARVAYAAPAYAAVHAAPAVARVAYAAPAVTAVHAAPALATAAVHHAVPAVASYGVAHAAPAVASYGVAHAAPVYGYGVGSLGYGAGHYGYGHGLLGYGLNYGYGLGSPYHYGALLHKKK; encoded by the exons ATG ATTCGCGCCGCCATCATCCTCGCCCTGACCACCAGCGCCTTCGCTGGTTACGTCGGAGGCGGATACGCCCTCGGCCATGGTGTCGGCTACTCTGGCCTAGGGGGATACGGTCTTGGATACGGTCTTGGCGGCTACGGTCTCGGAGGCTACGGCCTTGGCGGATACGGTCTAGGCTATGGATACGGATACGCTCCAGGAGCCGTCCGCACCGTCGCTACTGCTGTTCACGCTGCACCAGCCGTGGCTGCTGTCCATGCTGCCCCAGCTGTGACCGCAGTGCACGCCGCTCCGGCAGTGGCCACCtacgccgctgctccagccgtcGCCAGGGTTGCCTATGCTGCCCCAGCCGTTGCTAGGGTCGCCTACGCTGCTCCCGCTGTGCACGCTGTCCACGCTGCTCCAGCCGTCGCCAGGGTTGCCTACGCCGCTCCCACTTACGCTGCTTACGCTGCTCCCGCTGTGCACGCTGTTCACGCTGCACCAGCCGTCGCCAGGGTTGCCTACGCTGCACCGGCATACGCCGCCGTCCACGCTGCCCCGGCCGTTGCCAGGGTTGCCTACGCCGCCCCCGCTGTGACTGCTGTCC ACGCTGCCCCAGCCCTTGCCACCGCGGCCGTCCACCACGCCGTGCCCGCAGTAGCCTCCTACGGTGTGGCCCACGCTGCTCCAGCTGTAGCCTCCTATGGAGTCGCTCATGCTGCCCCAGTCTACGGATACGGTGTAGGCTCTCTCGGTTACGGTGCTGGCCACTACGGATACGGTCACGGCCTCCTCGGCTATGGTCTCAACTACGGATATGGCCTCGGCTCCCCCTACCACTATGGCGCTCTCCTCCACAAGAAGAAGT AA